From one Natrinema saccharevitans genomic stretch:
- a CDS encoding OsmC family protein, translating into MDDIALTTTSEDGFDTESVIGDFALAIDPMEETGPNPVSVLVADYASCFLPAVRVGAQKAGYDGLGRMEINASATLDDEDDLEAIEFTLKVEADVDDPDELAALGEEECHVHAALREGLHADITVEDDAF; encoded by the coding sequence ATGGACGACATCGCTCTAACGACGACCAGTGAAGACGGTTTCGACACCGAGAGCGTCATCGGTGATTTCGCGCTCGCTATCGATCCGATGGAAGAGACGGGCCCGAACCCGGTCTCGGTACTCGTCGCCGACTACGCGTCGTGTTTCCTCCCCGCCGTCCGAGTCGGTGCACAAAAAGCCGGCTACGACGGCCTCGGTCGGATGGAGATAAACGCATCGGCCACGCTCGACGACGAGGACGACCTCGAGGCCATCGAGTTCACGCTGAAAGTCGAGGCCGATGTCGACGATCCCGACGAGTTGGCGGCCCTCGGCGAAGAAGAATGCCACGTACACGCGGCGCTTCGCGAGGGCCTACACGCCGACATCACCGTCGAAGACGACGCGTTCTAA